A window of Deinococcus radiotolerans contains these coding sequences:
- a CDS encoding alpha-amylase family protein, whose protein sequence is MPQPALSRTLMTGALRAAFDDDRDADTFALRLDRYGPELLASLQAAYGEQAEPLLAQLLEVMLHAYHTRPADLKRLDEARLLTPDWLQRPDTVGYVAYTDRFAGTLKGVQGHLPYLEDLGVTYLHLMPLLKPRPGENDGGYAVMDYRAVRDDLGSMDDLSALAADLRARGVSLVLDLVLNHVAQEHEWARRARAGDPTHRAYFHIYPDRTEPDAYERTLPEVFPDFAPGNFTWDDAAQGWVWTTFNTYQWDLNWSNPDVLREFVDIILHLANRGVEVFRLDAIAFLWKRLGTDCQNQPEVHHLTRALRACARIVAPAVAFKAEAIVAPADLIHYLGTRDHHGKVSDMAYHNSLMVQLWSSLASRDTRLFTQALSAFPPKPTNTTWGVYVRCHDDIGWAISDADTNAVGLSGPGHRHFLSDFYSGEYPGTFARGLVFQFNPQTGDRRISGTLASLAGLEAALHGGQPQAVDHAVRRILLLHAVILAFGGVPLLYMGDELALLNDHAFGDTPEHAADNRWVHRPRMDWTRAQDAARDAGTPHGRVNAGLRHLIHARRALPHLHASIESRALPSPDPCVLLLRRDHPQGTFLGVYNFSEHTIHFPAHVLRDVLGEHAVDHVAGSAFTFGAHPVTLDPYRALWLTRT, encoded by the coding sequence ATGCCTCAACCTGCCCTTTCCCGGACGCTGATGACCGGGGCGCTGCGCGCCGCCTTCGACGACGACCGCGACGCCGACACCTTCGCGCTGCGCCTGGACCGCTACGGCCCGGAACTGCTCGCCAGCCTCCAGGCCGCCTACGGCGAGCAGGCCGAGCCCCTGCTGGCGCAGCTGCTGGAGGTCATGCTGCACGCCTACCACACCCGCCCCGCCGACCTGAAACGGCTGGACGAGGCCCGGCTGCTGACCCCCGACTGGCTCCAGCGGCCGGACACGGTGGGGTACGTGGCGTACACCGACCGCTTCGCGGGCACCCTGAAGGGTGTGCAGGGTCACCTCCCGTACCTGGAGGACCTGGGGGTCACGTACCTGCATCTGATGCCCCTGCTGAAACCCCGGCCCGGTGAGAACGACGGCGGGTACGCTGTGATGGATTACCGCGCCGTGCGGGACGACCTGGGCAGCATGGACGACCTGTCGGCGCTGGCCGCCGACCTCCGGGCACGCGGCGTGAGCCTCGTGCTCGACCTGGTGCTGAACCACGTGGCACAGGAACACGAGTGGGCGCGCCGGGCCCGCGCGGGCGATCCCACCCACCGCGCGTACTTCCACATCTACCCGGACCGCACCGAGCCCGACGCCTACGAGCGCACCCTGCCCGAGGTCTTCCCGGATTTCGCGCCCGGGAACTTCACCTGGGATGACGCGGCGCAGGGCTGGGTGTGGACGACCTTCAACACGTACCAGTGGGACCTGAACTGGTCAAACCCCGACGTGCTGCGCGAGTTCGTGGACATCATCCTGCACCTCGCCAACCGCGGCGTGGAGGTCTTCCGGCTGGACGCCATCGCGTTCCTGTGGAAACGCCTGGGCACCGACTGCCAGAACCAGCCCGAGGTGCACCACCTGACCCGCGCGCTGCGCGCCTGCGCCCGCATCGTGGCGCCCGCCGTGGCCTTCAAGGCCGAGGCGATCGTCGCGCCCGCCGACCTGATCCACTACCTGGGCACCCGGGACCACCACGGGAAGGTCAGTGACATGGCGTACCACAACTCGCTGATGGTGCAGCTCTGGAGCAGTCTCGCCAGCCGCGATACCCGCCTGTTCACGCAGGCCCTGTCCGCCTTCCCGCCCAAACCCACGAACACCACCTGGGGCGTGTACGTCCGCTGCCACGACGACATCGGCTGGGCGATCAGCGACGCGGATACGAACGCCGTGGGCCTCAGCGGGCCCGGGCACCGGCACTTCCTGTCGGACTTCTACAGCGGCGAGTATCCGGGGACCTTCGCGCGTGGGCTGGTCTTCCAGTTCAACCCGCAGACCGGGGACCGCCGCATCAGTGGCACGCTCGCAAGTCTCGCCGGACTGGAGGCCGCGCTGCACGGCGGCCAGCCGCAGGCCGTGGATCACGCCGTGCGGCGCATCCTGCTGCTGCACGCCGTGATCCTGGCATTCGGGGGCGTGCCGCTGCTGTACATGGGCGACGAACTGGCCCTCCTGAACGACCACGCCTTTGGCGACACGCCCGAGCACGCCGCCGACAACCGCTGGGTGCACCGCCCCCGCATGGACTGGACCCGCGCGCAGGACGCCGCCCGCGACGCGGGCACCCCGCACGGCCGCGTGAACGCCGGACTGCGCCACCTGATCCACGCGCGGCGGGCGCTGCCGCACCTGCACGCCAGCATCGAGAGCCGCGCCCTGCCCAGCCCCGACCCGTGCGTGCTGCTGCTGCGCCGCGACCACCCGCAGGGCACGTTCCTGGGCGTGTACAACTTCAGCGAGCACACCATCCACTTCCCCGCCCACGTCCTGCGGGACGTGCTGGGCGAGCACGCCGTGGATCACGTGGCCGGGAGTGCCTTCACGTTCGGGGCGCATCCCGTCACGCTGGACCCCTACCGCGCGCTGTGGCTCACGAGGACGTGA
- a CDS encoding ABC transporter permease subunit, producing the protein MTVGARSRAQAAVPAAPRPGRRAGQIWQGEWVRWLVPLLIVLGWQLAASTGWLNPRVLPAPSAVVSAAWDLARSGELGRHFLISLQRAGLGILIGGGLGFTFGILTGTFRAVNLLLDTTFQMIRTVPNLALIPLVILWFGIGESGKVFLIALATFFPVYLNTLHGVTGIDPRLTEMARVYGLSPLDTFRRVTLPGALPGVLVGVRYALGISWLALVVSESFGASSGIGFLAMDAREFFRTDVIVLAILIYALIGKAADVLVRALERRLLPWQVSA; encoded by the coding sequence GTGACGGTCGGCGCACGCTCCAGGGCCCAGGCGGCGGTCCCAGCCGCGCCCCGCCCGGGCCGCCGCGCCGGGCAGATCTGGCAGGGCGAGTGGGTGCGCTGGCTGGTGCCGCTGCTGATCGTGCTGGGCTGGCAGCTGGCCGCCAGCACCGGCTGGCTCAACCCGCGCGTCCTCCCGGCCCCCAGCGCCGTTGTGAGCGCCGCGTGGGACCTGGCGCGCAGCGGCGAACTGGGCCGCCACTTCCTGATCAGCCTGCAGCGCGCCGGGCTGGGCATCCTGATCGGCGGCGGGCTGGGCTTTACGTTCGGCATCCTGACCGGCACGTTCCGCGCCGTGAACCTGCTGCTCGACACGACCTTCCAGATGATCCGCACCGTCCCGAACCTCGCGCTGATCCCGCTGGTGATCCTGTGGTTCGGTATCGGCGAGAGCGGCAAGGTGTTCCTGATCGCCCTGGCCACCTTCTTCCCGGTGTACCTGAACACCCTGCACGGCGTGACCGGCATTGACCCGCGCCTGACCGAGATGGCCCGCGTGTACGGCCTCTCCCCGCTGGACACCTTCCGCCGCGTCACGCTGCCCGGCGCGCTGCCCGGCGTGCTGGTCGGCGTGCGCTACGCGCTGGGCATCTCCTGGCTGGCCCTGGTCGTCAGCGAGTCCTTTGGCGCCAGCAGCGGCATCGGCTTCCTGGCCATGGACGCCCGCGAGTTCTTCCGCACCGACGTCATCGTGCTGGCCATTCTGATCTACGCCCTGATCGGCAAGGCGGCCGACGTCCTGGTGCGCGCCCTGGAACGCCGCCTGCTGCCCTGGCAGGTGAGCGCGTGA
- the proS gene encoding proline--tRNA ligase, which produces MTKDGGKQDKKAQQYGVTPQSVDFNDWYNEVVKKADLADNSPVAGAMVVRPYGSSLWENIQRWLDDRFKATGHESLIFPTLIPMGFITKEADHVEGFAPELFTVNKIGTEELAEPYVMRPTSETIIGHMWSGWLNSYRDLPFLHYQWGSVFRAELRTKAFLRTSEFFWHEGHTAHADESEARGEVRQMLDIYHEFCRDVLALPVVRGEKTASERFAGAVATYSIEGMMRDGKALQSGTSHYLGQNFSKAFDVKFQTREQREEFAHTTSWAISSRIIGAIIMTHGDDFGLIMPPRIAPIQVVVIPVGRKDNFDQMVEEGEKLAAELRAQGVRVKVDKRDGVTNGFKYNDWELKGVPVRIELGPRDLESGVVVVKNRNGDEKETLPRAEAVTGMTARLDSIHDWLLERATSFMLEHTIPVDDFETFTAKIEEGNWVRAYHCGDADCEKSIKETTKATTRNVPLDDAEFFNDHGEGQCVKCGKPSAYGKRVIFGRQY; this is translated from the coding sequence ATGACGAAAGACGGCGGCAAACAGGACAAGAAGGCGCAGCAGTACGGCGTGACGCCCCAGAGCGTGGATTTCAACGACTGGTACAACGAGGTCGTGAAAAAGGCCGATCTGGCCGACAACTCCCCCGTGGCGGGCGCGATGGTCGTGCGGCCCTATGGGAGCTCGCTGTGGGAGAACATTCAGCGCTGGCTGGATGACCGTTTCAAGGCGACCGGGCACGAGTCCCTGATCTTCCCCACCTTGATTCCCATGGGCTTTATCACCAAGGAAGCGGATCACGTGGAGGGCTTCGCGCCGGAGCTGTTCACGGTGAACAAGATCGGCACGGAGGAGCTGGCCGAGCCGTACGTGATGCGCCCCACCAGTGAGACGATCATCGGGCACATGTGGAGCGGCTGGCTGAACAGCTACCGCGACCTGCCCTTCCTGCATTACCAGTGGGGCAGCGTGTTCCGCGCGGAGCTGCGCACGAAGGCGTTCCTGCGCACAAGCGAGTTCTTCTGGCACGAGGGCCACACCGCGCACGCGGACGAAAGCGAGGCGCGCGGCGAGGTGAGGCAGATGCTGGACATCTACCACGAGTTCTGCCGGGACGTGCTGGCGCTGCCCGTCGTGCGCGGCGAGAAAACCGCCAGCGAGCGCTTCGCCGGGGCGGTTGCCACATACTCCATCGAGGGCATGATGCGCGACGGGAAGGCCCTCCAGAGCGGCACGTCACACTACCTGGGGCAGAACTTCAGCAAAGCGTTCGACGTGAAGTTCCAGACGCGCGAGCAGCGTGAGGAGTTCGCGCACACGACCTCCTGGGCGATCTCCAGCCGCATCATCGGGGCGATCATCATGACGCACGGGGACGATTTCGGGCTGATCATGCCGCCCCGCATCGCGCCCATTCAGGTGGTCGTGATTCCCGTGGGCCGCAAGGACAACTTCGACCAGATGGTGGAAGAAGGCGAGAAGCTGGCCGCCGAACTGCGCGCCCAAGGCGTCCGCGTGAAAGTCGACAAGCGTGACGGCGTGACGAACGGCTTCAAGTACAACGACTGGGAACTCAAGGGCGTGCCCGTCCGCATCGAACTGGGCCCCCGCGACCTGGAGAGCGGCGTTGTCGTCGTGAAAAACCGCAACGGCGACGAGAAGGAAACCCTGCCCCGCGCCGAGGCCGTGACTGGCATGACCGCGCGCCTGGACAGCATTCACGACTGGCTACTGGAGCGCGCCACGAGCTTCATGCTGGAGCACACCATCCCCGTGGACGACTTCGAGACCTTCACCGCGAAGATTGAGGAGGGCAACTGGGTGCGCGCGTACCACTGCGGCGACGCCGACTGCGAGAAGAGCATCAAGGAGACCACCAAGGCCACCACCCGCAACGTCCCGCTGGACGACGCAGAGTTCTTCAACGACCACGGCGAAGGCCAGTGCGTGAAGTGCGGCAAACCCAGCGCGTACGGCAAACGCGTGATCTTCGGCCGTCAGTACTGA
- a CDS encoding DinB family protein yields MTTGLTPEADAALRAHVRALLTQAQAHITLDEVLDDFPTARAGERLPGLPYSASEVLWHLRFTQRDILNFIRDDHYAEVRWPQGYWPHDPAGAARDWAAQVAAYREDLRALLTLLDDPATDLLAVVPNGVNAGGQTWLREFLLVADHTAYHVGQLALLGRLLRA; encoded by the coding sequence ATGACGACCGGACTGACCCCCGAAGCGGACGCGGCCCTGCGCGCCCACGTGCGCGCGCTGCTGACCCAGGCCCAGGCGCACATCACGCTGGACGAGGTGCTGGACGACTTCCCGACCGCCCGTGCGGGCGAGCGCCTTCCCGGTCTGCCCTACTCGGCGTCGGAGGTGCTATGGCACCTGCGGTTCACGCAGCGCGACATCCTGAACTTCATCCGGGATGACCACTACGCGGAGGTTCGCTGGCCTCAGGGGTACTGGCCGCACGACCCGGCGGGCGCGGCGCGGGACTGGGCGGCGCAGGTGGCCGCGTACCGGGAGGACCTGCGCGCCCTGCTGACCCTACTGGACGACCCGGCAACCGACCTGCTGGCCGTCGTCCCGAACGGCGTGAACGCGGGTGGGCAGACGTGGCTGCGGGAATTCCTGCTGGTGGCGGATCACACCGCGTACCACGTGGGGCAGCTGGCCCTGCTGGGCCGTCTGCTGCGCGCCTGA
- a CDS encoding aliphatic sulfonate ABC transporter substrate-binding protein has product MTTRLRSAATLTLAALALGTLPAAQAVTFTIGYQKGGLPNILKARGTLDKYAAQGIDFRWVLFTAGPPLLEAANAGAVDFGSVGNAPGVFALAGGANLKYVGVTVNHNDTTEAVIVPRNSGLQKVSDLKGKRIGVARGSSAHAFLYGVLRSAGLTFKDVTVVPLLPPDARPAFENGSIDAWAIWDPFLTTALQGSGGRVLRDHAGLGRGDSYHLVPGSVLQNPEKKRALQVLLAELESAANWANVNRQTVISQFSDELGIPRSVLAVTVPKSVPFNIRPFRASDLKPLQALSVAFREAGVLPRDVPFGPQTYVTLPAFRAALPTLGLK; this is encoded by the coding sequence ATGACCACCCGACTGCGTTCTGCTGCCACCCTGACCCTCGCCGCTCTCGCCCTGGGCACCCTGCCGGCCGCGCAGGCGGTGACCTTCACCATCGGCTACCAGAAGGGTGGCCTGCCGAACATCCTCAAGGCGCGCGGCACGCTGGACAAGTACGCCGCGCAGGGCATCGACTTTCGCTGGGTGCTGTTCACCGCCGGACCTCCCCTGCTGGAAGCGGCCAACGCCGGCGCGGTGGACTTCGGCAGTGTCGGCAACGCCCCGGGCGTGTTCGCCCTGGCGGGTGGCGCCAACCTGAAATATGTGGGCGTGACCGTCAACCACAACGACACCACCGAGGCCGTGATCGTCCCCAGGAACTCAGGCCTTCAGAAGGTCAGCGACCTGAAGGGTAAACGCATCGGTGTGGCCCGCGGCAGCAGCGCCCACGCGTTCCTGTACGGCGTGCTGCGCAGCGCGGGCCTGACCTTCAAGGACGTGACGGTCGTGCCGCTGCTGCCCCCCGACGCGCGCCCCGCCTTCGAGAACGGCAGCATTGACGCCTGGGCCATCTGGGACCCGTTCCTGACCACCGCCCTGCAGGGCAGCGGCGGGCGCGTCCTGCGCGACCACGCGGGCCTCGGGCGCGGCGACAGTTACCACCTCGTGCCGGGCAGCGTCCTCCAGAACCCCGAGAAGAAACGCGCCCTGCAGGTCCTGCTGGCCGAACTGGAAAGCGCCGCGAACTGGGCGAACGTGAACCGCCAGACCGTCATCAGCCAGTTCAGTGACGAGCTGGGCATTCCCAGGAGCGTGCTGGCCGTCACCGTGCCCAAGAGCGTGCCCTTCAACATCCGGCCCTTCCGCGCGTCGGACCTGAAACCCCTCCAGGCCCTCTCGGTCGCGTTCCGTGAGGCGGGCGTCCTGCCGCGCGACGTGCCCTTCGGCCCGCAGACGTACGTGACCCTCCCGGCGTTCCGCGCCGCGCTGCCCACCCTGGGGCTCAAGTGA
- a CDS encoding alpha/beta fold hydrolase yields the protein MPTIQTKHAHAPQTELYYETYGQGRPVVLIHGWPLSGRMWEGQIDALRHAGYQVVSYDRRGFGESGKTATGYTYDVFASDLKDLLEELNLTDVTLVGFSMGGGEVSRYAGLYGTDRVRSAMLVASVAPYLLKTADNPDGGMSVEDIEGMVKQVAQNRPQFLAGFTKKFLNWDENGTKLGDEFLDFAAMMYMQASPVATQECVRAFGETDFRADLAKLSVPTLVVHGDKDQIVPLEASGQRVPQYAPNAELHVMTGAPHGLNATHNDEFNKILLDFVAR from the coding sequence ATGCCTACTATTCAGACCAAGCACGCGCACGCCCCGCAGACCGAGTTGTACTACGAAACCTACGGCCAGGGCCGTCCGGTCGTGCTCATCCACGGCTGGCCGCTGTCGGGCCGCATGTGGGAAGGGCAGATCGACGCGCTGCGCCACGCCGGGTATCAGGTCGTGTCGTATGATCGCCGCGGCTTTGGCGAGAGCGGCAAGACCGCGACCGGCTACACCTACGACGTGTTCGCCAGTGACCTGAAGGACCTGCTGGAGGAATTGAACCTGACCGACGTGACGCTGGTGGGCTTCAGCATGGGCGGGGGCGAGGTCAGCCGCTACGCCGGGCTGTACGGCACGGACCGCGTGCGCAGCGCGATGCTGGTGGCGTCCGTCGCGCCGTACCTGCTCAAGACCGCGGACAACCCGGACGGCGGCATGAGCGTGGAGGACATCGAGGGCATGGTGAAGCAGGTGGCGCAGAACCGCCCGCAGTTCCTGGCCGGATTCACGAAGAAGTTCCTGAACTGGGACGAGAACGGCACCAAGCTGGGTGACGAGTTCCTGGATTTCGCGGCCATGATGTACATGCAGGCGTCCCCCGTGGCCACGCAGGAGTGCGTGCGCGCCTTCGGCGAGACGGACTTCCGCGCCGATCTGGCGAAGCTGAGTGTGCCGACGCTCGTTGTGCACGGCGACAAGGACCAGATCGTGCCGCTGGAGGCGAGCGGGCAGCGCGTGCCGCAGTACGCGCCGAACGCCGAACTGCACGTGATGACGGGTGCGCCGCACGGCCTGAACGCCACGCACAACGACGAGTTCAATAAGATCCTGCTGGACTTCGTGGCCCGCTGA
- a CDS encoding DUF2171 domain-containing protein yields MTKMNAGEISEHIAQTVKTRLEQGGEHLQVKDVNGEHVGTVDHMDGDRVKLTKTDSADGQHHYLSLDQVESVDDVAVYLNVERSAIA; encoded by the coding sequence ATGACGAAGATGAATGCCGGCGAGATCAGTGAGCACATCGCGCAGACCGTGAAGACCCGCCTGGAGCAGGGTGGCGAGCACCTTCAGGTGAAGGACGTGAACGGCGAGCACGTGGGCACCGTGGATCATATGGACGGCGACCGCGTGAAGCTGACGAAGACGGACAGCGCGGACGGACAGCATCATTACCTGAGCCTAGATCAGGTGGAGAGCGTGGATGACGTGGCGGTGTACCTGAACGTGGAGCGCAGCGCCATCGCGTAA
- a CDS encoding LLM class flavin-dependent oxidoreductase, which yields MTHADLPAHTLPSPPSLYWFIPSGGDGRQLGQPSRPAHFSYLSQVAQAADVLGFDGALLPTGGTNEDTLVVASALSSLTRQLRFLVALRPGLLSPVLAARLTASLDRISGGRVNLNIVSGSGNFDFEGLNLTQAQRYALTGEWLGAFRALLRGETVSVRGEHVQLEGARALLPSVQRPYPPIYFGGSSQPALEVAGEHVDVYLSWGERPEQLAQKFEQVRAEAARHGRQVRFGLRAHIIVRPTEDEAWAAAERLIEGVSDEQIAQAHQAFLQSASEGQRRQSELNGGTRDSLRVGKNLWAGVGLVRGGAGTAFVGSPENVAAALREYQALGVETFILSGYPHLEEAYRVAELLFPALGRTSPVFTPRDGQPLTHTSTPSVHGPSTHAPALRASEPVLTDAAPAELGRFRSI from the coding sequence ATGACGCACGCCGACCTGCCCGCCCACACCCTCCCCAGCCCCCCCTCGCTGTACTGGTTCATTCCTTCCGGCGGGGACGGCCGCCAGCTGGGCCAGCCCAGCCGCCCGGCGCACTTCAGTTACCTCTCGCAGGTCGCGCAGGCTGCCGACGTGCTGGGCTTCGACGGCGCGCTGCTCCCCACCGGCGGCACCAACGAGGACACCCTGGTGGTCGCCAGCGCCCTGTCGAGCCTCACCCGGCAGCTGCGCTTCCTGGTGGCGCTGCGCCCCGGGCTGCTCTCACCCGTGCTGGCCGCGCGCCTCACTGCCTCGCTCGACCGGATTAGCGGCGGCCGCGTGAACCTGAACATCGTCTCCGGCAGCGGCAACTTCGACTTCGAGGGCCTGAACCTCACCCAGGCGCAGCGCTACGCTCTGACCGGCGAGTGGCTCGGCGCGTTCCGCGCCCTGCTGCGCGGGGAGACCGTGAGCGTACGCGGCGAGCACGTGCAGCTGGAAGGCGCCCGCGCGTTGCTGCCCAGCGTGCAGCGCCCCTACCCGCCCATCTACTTCGGGGGCAGCAGCCAGCCCGCCCTGGAGGTCGCCGGGGAGCACGTGGACGTGTACCTCAGCTGGGGCGAGCGGCCCGAACAGCTGGCCCAGAAATTCGAGCAGGTGCGCGCCGAGGCCGCCCGGCACGGCCGCCAGGTCCGCTTCGGCCTGCGCGCCCACATCATCGTGCGCCCCACCGAGGACGAAGCCTGGGCCGCCGCCGAGCGCCTGATCGAGGGCGTCAGCGACGAGCAGATCGCGCAGGCCCACCAGGCCTTCCTCCAGAGCGCCTCCGAGGGGCAGCGCCGCCAGAGTGAACTCAACGGCGGCACGCGCGACAGCCTGCGCGTCGGGAAGAACCTCTGGGCGGGCGTGGGCCTCGTGCGCGGCGGCGCCGGCACCGCCTTCGTCGGCAGCCCCGAGAACGTCGCCGCCGCGCTGCGCGAGTACCAAGCACTCGGGGTCGAGACCTTCATCCTCAGCGGCTACCCGCACCTGGAAGAGGCGTACCGCGTGGCCGAACTTCTGTTCCCCGCGCTGGGCCGCACCAGTCCCGTCTTCACGCCCCGCGACGGGCAGCCTCTGACGCACACCAGCACGCCCAGCGTGCATGGCCCCAGCACCCACGCGCCCGCCCTGCGCGCCAGCGAGCCCGTCCTGACCGACGCCGCGCCCGCCGAACTGGGCCGCTTCCGCAGCATCTGA
- a CDS encoding ABC transporter ATP-binding protein yields the protein MTAVPVLTSAPTSTGVPIDLRGLSAAYGEHVILRDLTLSVTPGERVALVGASGGGKTTLLRALAGLIPTQGTLRIGTGETVRTRVMFQEDRLLPWLGALDNVALGLPRPDRLRAVRALRDVGLAGRERAYPHELSGGQRQRVALARALAHRPDLLLLDEPFGALDALTRADMHDLLDTLLTDTGATTLLVTHDLDEALKLTDRVLLLRAGQVALDLPVPLARPRRRLDTEPLRAHLETQLH from the coding sequence GTGACCGCCGTGCCCGTCCTGACCAGCGCCCCCACCTCCACCGGCGTGCCCATCGACCTGCGCGGCCTGAGCGCCGCGTACGGCGAGCACGTCATCCTACGCGACCTGACCTTGAGCGTCACCCCCGGGGAGCGCGTCGCGCTGGTCGGCGCGAGCGGCGGCGGCAAGACCACCCTGCTGCGCGCCCTGGCCGGCCTGATCCCCACGCAGGGCACCCTGCGCATCGGCACGGGCGAGACGGTCCGCACGCGCGTCATGTTCCAGGAAGACCGCCTGCTGCCCTGGCTGGGCGCGCTGGACAACGTCGCCCTGGGCCTGCCCCGCCCGGACCGCCTGCGCGCCGTGCGCGCCCTGCGGGACGTGGGGCTCGCCGGGCGGGAACGCGCGTACCCGCACGAACTCAGCGGCGGCCAGCGGCAGCGCGTGGCCCTGGCCCGCGCGCTCGCTCACCGCCCGGACCTGCTGCTGCTCGACGAACCCTTCGGCGCGCTCGACGCCCTGACCCGCGCCGACATGCACGACCTGCTGGACACGCTGCTGACCGACACGGGCGCCACCACCCTGCTCGTCACGCACGACCTCGACGAAGCCCTGAAACTCACGGACCGCGTGCTGCTGCTGCGCGCCGGGCAGGTCGCGCTGGACCTCCCGGTGCCGCTGGCCCGGCCCCGCCGCCGCCTGGACACCGAGCCGCTGCGCGCCCACCTGGAAACGCAGCTGCACTGA
- a CDS encoding ABC transporter substrate-binding protein, giving the protein MKRALPLLTLTLIASASAQQAKELRLGVFPNVTHAAGLVGVQRGLIQQNLPGGVKLVVKEFANGSQINEAFAAGAIDAAYVGPGPAMNAFMRGVPIQVYAGAANAGAVLVARKDSGVRIVKNLSGKKVAVPTRGSTQDISLRHLLHENGLKATDEGGTVTIVPIDPANMPAAFAAKQVDAALVQEPWGAVMETQGAKLVVNEKGIWAGGNYTTTVLTVNTKYAAANPDAVRGLLKGHLAAITYIKGSNAGAQKSIAEQIYTFTGKKPNAAELFKALARTRVTWDINLNTLAEYAQLNKEAGFARDVPDLNKFVNLDLIRSLAK; this is encoded by the coding sequence ATGAAGCGAGCCCTCCCCCTCCTCACCCTGACCCTGATCGCCAGCGCTAGCGCGCAGCAGGCGAAAGAACTGCGCCTGGGCGTCTTCCCCAACGTCACCCACGCCGCCGGACTGGTCGGCGTGCAGCGCGGCCTGATCCAGCAGAACCTCCCGGGCGGCGTGAAACTGGTCGTCAAGGAATTCGCCAACGGCAGCCAGATCAACGAGGCCTTCGCCGCTGGCGCCATTGACGCCGCGTACGTCGGCCCCGGCCCCGCCATGAACGCCTTCATGCGCGGCGTGCCCATCCAGGTGTACGCCGGCGCCGCGAACGCCGGCGCGGTGCTGGTCGCCCGCAAGGACAGCGGCGTGCGCATCGTGAAGAACCTCAGCGGCAAGAAAGTCGCCGTGCCCACGCGCGGCAGCACGCAGGATATCAGCCTGCGCCACCTGCTGCACGAGAACGGCCTGAAAGCCACCGACGAGGGCGGCACCGTCACCATCGTGCCCATCGACCCGGCCAACATGCCCGCCGCGTTTGCGGCCAAACAGGTGGACGCCGCGCTGGTGCAGGAACCCTGGGGCGCCGTCATGGAAACGCAGGGCGCCAAACTCGTCGTGAACGAGAAGGGCATCTGGGCGGGCGGGAACTACACCACCACCGTACTGACCGTGAACACCAAGTACGCCGCCGCCAACCCCGACGCGGTCAGGGGCCTGCTGAAAGGCCACCTCGCGGCCATCACGTACATCAAGGGCAGCAACGCGGGCGCGCAGAAATCCATTGCCGAGCAGATCTACACCTTCACCGGCAAGAAACCCAACGCCGCTGAGCTGTTCAAGGCCCTGGCCCGCACGCGCGTCACGTGGGACATCAACCTGAACACCCTGGCCGAGTACGCGCAGCTGAACAAGGAAGCGGGGTTCGCGCGTGACGTGCCCGACCTGAACAAGTTCGTGAACCTCGACCTGATCCGCAGTCTCGCGAAGTAA